The window GACCTGTCCAGCCCCAGTTGGGAAATCATGCGCGTCATGTCCTCGGCCGTCAGGGAAGGATCAACAATCCTGGAAATGGGATCACCCGGGCTTAGGCGGAACAGAAAAAAAAGAACGGTCAGAATAATAAAGAAAATAAAAGCAATCTCAAAAATTTTTCCTATGATACAGATCAGTCTCATGAATTTCTTATTTGACCACACACATGGACCAGATATTACCGATTCCGTCCACTTTCGCCACCCATCCTGTAAAATTTGTATTCAGGGTGGCCTCAATTATGTTGGGGTTATACAGCGGCAAATATGGCAGGTCCTCAAGGAGGATATGCTGCATTTCAAAAATAATTTTTTTGCGTTCTTCGGTATTTACGGCCATACGCTGCTGATCTGCTAACTTGTCATATTCTGGATTATGGTAGCCGCTCATGTTCCACCCCCTGGGTTTGTCATTATCTGAATGGAAAAAGGAAAACAGATAATCCGGATCCATGTTGAGTTGACCGTACCCCAGCACAAAAGCATCAAAATCATGGGTCTCCTTGACCGTATCCAGAAGGGAGTTAAACGCCATGGGCCGGGCATAGGCAGGCATCCCTATCTTGCGCAGCCATTCCTGAATCATGGTCCCGGCAAAGGCCCGCTTGGGGTCATAATCGGCCGGCGGGGTAAGGATGACGAGCTTTTCCATGGGACTGCCGCCGGGCAGAAGAATATCCGAGGGAGTAACCACATTTCCATAGGCATCCACGGGCGGAGTCTGCCAGGAATAACCGGCACCGGAAAGAATCTTTACCGCTTTTTTAATACGTTGGGTTTCTGTAAGGCCAAATCCGTGTTTATTTACGTCGGGATTGTACCAGAAGTGATTTCCGGAAGGTACAATGGAGTGCATGGGGGTACCAAAATTTTGCAAAATCCTTGTCAGGATAAACTGCTTGTCCACCACGGTGGCCACAGCCAGGCGCAGGGCCTTGTCATTGAAGGGCAGCCTTCTCAGATTAAATCCCATATAATACAGGGCACTTTGCTTGTTAAAATAAAGATCAATGTTCTTTTGTTTTTGCAAATCTTCAATGTATCCGGGTTGAATATCCCACCAGAAAAAATCAATGTCGCCCTTTTTAAGGGCTAAAACTGCCACGTCCGAGGTGCCGTAAAAACTAAAGAGCAGGCTCGCCACGTAGGGTCCAAGAAGATGTCCGCCAATGGTTTTACCGGTGCCGAAAAAGTAGGGATTTTTCTGCATGTAGATAAAGGCATCTTTCTTATATTCCGTGAGCATGAACGGGCCTGTTCCCAAAGGATTTTCAATGTGAAAGTCCTGGAGGAACCGCAATGGTTTTTCCTGGGTCAACGCCCTGGTGGCCACAGGTTCCCACTCTTTTCGTGAAACAATGGGGGCACTCATGACCCGGGACATAAAAATGGCTGACGGTTCTTTGAGATGAAAGACCACTGTATGGGCATCCGGGGTCTCAAGCTTTTCTATGATCTTCCATTTGTCGTAGTATCTGGGTATTTTAAAATCAAAGAACAGCTGTTTCGTGAATGCCACATCATCGCTTGTAAAGTCAGACCCGTCCGACCATTTCGCCTTTCGCAGTGTAACCGTGAATGTCAGCCCCTTTTCATCATAGACAGGATCCCTTTGCGCCAGCCAGGGAATGATTTCAAGGGTTTCAGGGTGCCTGATATAAAGGGGCTGATAGATCTGACTGATGATTTTTCGGGAGTTGGCGTCTGTGCCCAGCCAGATATTCATAGACTTAGGCTCTTCGGGCAGGCCAATGCGCAGAAACTGTCTTTGCACAGGTTGCCCACATGAGAACACAAGCACTGCTGCAAGGATCACAATCCCAGCCGCCATCATCATGGTAACTGTCGGTTTGGCAGTTTTCTTAAGTGCTTGAAATCTGCAGGGCATATTTAGACTCACTGACTTTTTCCTCTATAAAATCGATTACTTTTGATTCAAGTTTTACATTGTCAAACTGATTGATTCTTACAATTCCCCCGGGGCTGACGGGATTGATTTCAACCAGTTTATCCCTGATCACATCAATGCCCACAAAATAGAGACCGTCTTTTATCAGACGCTCTTTTATACGCTCGCATATTTTTATTTGCGCCGGTGTCACTTCATGCCTGAACGCCTCTCCCCCGACATGCACATTGGTTCTGAAATCCCCGGTAAGGGATTTGCGGCCCATGGCACCTATGATTTCACCGTTGAGCAGCAGAATTCTCACATCCCCGTCAACTCTTACAGATTTAAGGTACTCCTGGACCATAACAGGTGTACGGTCCGGATATGGCAGTCTGGACTGAACATAAAAATGCACCAGGGATGATAAATTCTCCTGGTCTCTGTTACTGACCTTGATCACGCCGTGGCCGCCATAGCCATGCAGGGGTTTTAACACCATGTCTCCGCCAAATTCATCAATGATCCGCTGTAAGCGGACCGGATCCCTGGAGACATGGGTTTCGGGAATAATATCAGGAAAATTCAAGATATAGGTTTTGGAGCTGCAATTCAAAACCGCGTGGATGGAGTTGATCATAAAAACCTTGTCGCTCACCGGTTCCAAAAACTCCATGGTTTGGTAGTTCAAAGGGGGATTCTTGCGAAGGAAAAGAGTGTCCAAATCCTCCACCGTCTCAAAAATCAGCTCCTCTTTATCCAGACAATTGAGCAGAGCGGCCCAGTAAGTTTCAATGTCCAGGTCCGGGGCCACAGAAATATTGCGCATACGGGCCACAACCTTATTTTTCCGGATATACAGGTCATGGGGCTCAAAAAAATAAACCGAATGCGCCCGTCGATTGCATTCATGCATGAGACAGGCGGTGGTCTCCCACACGGGGTTTATCTTTCTTAAGTCATCCATTAAAAAACCGATCTTCATTAATTTTCCGCTCAGAAAAGATAGTTAAAGACTTGGCCGTTAAAGACGTTGGACAGGATCAGTCAAGATTTTTATTTGTAAGCCATGAACCAGATCTTGTCAAATGCTTATCGTTTGTTAACATGACAAGGATCGGTATAGATGCAAAGATTGAAAAGCGCTGTGAAAAGGCCACGATTGCAAAGTGGGAAACCCGACTCAAGCATCACTGTATCAAATTAAAGAGACAGTTTCGCCTCATTCAAATACAGACACAGGGACAACTGTTTTTCAAAGGGTCAGGCTTACCCTTGAAAATCATTTAACATTCCGGTATGCTGACAAAAATTCCAAAGAACCTTCACCATTATTCAATCCAGTTTAATACTGGCATGCTACTTGCTCAAAGCCCTAACAAAAGTTAACCTTGAAAATTTTAAACTTTTAAGGAGAAAGCAATGAGAAATAACGTATTAACCGTCAAAACAATGATTTTTATCAACTTTTAACCTGGAGGAATTTATGGATCCGGTTTTTCTGTCCAGACTGCAGTTTGCAGCAGCAACCATGTTCCATTTTCTTTTTGTCCCCCTTACTTTGGGTCTGTCCATTTTGATCGCATATATGGAGACCAGGTATGCCTGGTCCGGCGACAAAAATTACCTAAGGATGACCAAATTCTGGGGAAAACTGTTTTTGATCAACTTTGCGTTAGGCGTTGTCACCGGTATCACCCTGGAGTTCCAGTTTGGCACCAACTGGTCCCGGTACAGCCAGTACGTGGGCGATGTGTTCGGTTCCCTTCTGGCCATCGAAGCATCCGCTGCATTTTTTCTTGAATCCACCTTTATCGGGATCTGGATTTTCGGCTGGAAAAAGCTGTCGGCCAAGGCCCATGCCATTGTGATGTGGCTGGTGGCCCTGGCTGGAAATTTCAGTGCGGTCTGGATTCTCATCGCCAACGGGTTCATGCAGCATCCCGTGGGCTATGACATCAGAAACGGACGTGCGGAGCTCACCGATTTTCT is drawn from uncultured Desulfobacter sp. and contains these coding sequences:
- a CDS encoding ABC transporter substrate-binding protein, translated to MSLNMPCRFQALKKTAKPTVTMMMAAGIVILAAVLVFSCGQPVQRQFLRIGLPEEPKSMNIWLGTDANSRKIISQIYQPLYIRHPETLEIIPWLAQRDPVYDEKGLTFTVTLRKAKWSDGSDFTSDDVAFTKQLFFDFKIPRYYDKWKIIEKLETPDAHTVVFHLKEPSAIFMSRVMSAPIVSRKEWEPVATRALTQEKPLRFLQDFHIENPLGTGPFMLTEYKKDAFIYMQKNPYFFGTGKTIGGHLLGPYVASLLFSFYGTSDVAVLALKKGDIDFFWWDIQPGYIEDLQKQKNIDLYFNKQSALYYMGFNLRRLPFNDKALRLAVATVVDKQFILTRILQNFGTPMHSIVPSGNHFWYNPDVNKHGFGLTETQRIKKAVKILSGAGYSWQTPPVDAYGNVVTPSDILLPGGSPMEKLVILTPPADYDPKRAFAGTMIQEWLRKIGMPAYARPMAFNSLLDTVKETHDFDAFVLGYGQLNMDPDYLFSFFHSDNDKPRGWNMSGYHNPEYDKLADQQRMAVNTEERKKIIFEMQHILLEDLPYLPLYNPNIIEATLNTNFTGWVAKVDGIGNIWSMCVVK
- the gshB gene encoding glutathione synthase encodes the protein MKIGFLMDDLRKINPVWETTACLMHECNRRAHSVYFFEPHDLYIRKNKVVARMRNISVAPDLDIETYWAALLNCLDKEELIFETVEDLDTLFLRKNPPLNYQTMEFLEPVSDKVFMINSIHAVLNCSSKTYILNFPDIIPETHVSRDPVRLQRIIDEFGGDMVLKPLHGYGGHGVIKVSNRDQENLSSLVHFYVQSRLPYPDRTPVMVQEYLKSVRVDGDVRILLLNGEIIGAMGRKSLTGDFRTNVHVGGEAFRHEVTPAQIKICERIKERLIKDGLYFVGIDVIRDKLVEINPVSPGGIVRINQFDNVKLESKVIDFIEEKVSESKYALQISST